The proteins below are encoded in one region of Syntrophotalea carbinolica DSM 2380:
- a CDS encoding Mu transposase C-terminal domain-containing protein — protein MIDILMLVDVDDEKAWPFPMTEAEFQYSNLKPIDDPYPLPSVEEGSVAEARRDEAFSTIAPLLADYGRLFEKKERNQLISELLTQIDKPRLYVTRQLRRYWQRGMAPNALAPDYHRCGGKGLPRRKIKKKPGRKRRLTRGSGVIITNEIADLFKLAVEGFFLVNDKVRLSAAKDKAVGLFKARFPNADETSIPTMAQFRYFYQTNYSNGDVFRERTPSRTYDKDMRPLVSTSGYMNFGPGDRYEIDATIADLYLVANNDPEAIIGRPVVYFVKDVFSRMVVGLYVGLENPSWVAAMIALANAFTDKVDFCRDYGIAIDASQWPSVGIPAGIMADRGELLYRQADVLVNRFGIKLSNARAYRGDDKAICERAFNTVQAQFRPYVGGIVEPVNGKKRIGRRYELDAELSLDAFTELIIKLVINHNTRHVIDGYDFAPDMPEELPAVPLELWNWGIRNRTGKLKPCDEDLVRINLLPCEYGTVSEVGIGFKGLKYTCQEALKAGWFDRIRQNRPSKVEIAFDPRRINKVYLRPDNNFETYWVCELSDRSRRFRDMSFVEAAGLLKAMRKTEGKAKQSEAFGAPDLQEEIEQLVSRERAKKKGRMEAPASERLRGIRENRRLEKESERDRARVKTKRASEKPKKSTEVVELRPVGGKRSTNLDYPDLDAFLEDADD, from the coding sequence ATGATAGATATACTCATGCTGGTGGATGTTGATGATGAGAAGGCTTGGCCTTTTCCCATGACGGAAGCTGAGTTCCAATATTCAAACCTGAAACCAATTGACGACCCTTACCCGCTTCCGAGTGTTGAGGAAGGCAGTGTTGCAGAAGCCCGGCGTGACGAGGCTTTTAGCACCATAGCACCGTTGTTGGCTGACTATGGGCGGCTTTTTGAAAAAAAAGAACGTAACCAACTGATCAGTGAGTTACTCACGCAAATAGATAAGCCACGCCTCTACGTGACAAGGCAATTGCGCCGTTATTGGCAGCGAGGAATGGCTCCGAATGCGCTTGCTCCCGACTATCATCGTTGTGGTGGCAAAGGTCTCCCTCGTCGAAAAATCAAAAAAAAACCAGGTCGCAAACGCAGACTGACCCGTGGTTCTGGTGTGATCATTACGAACGAGATTGCGGACCTCTTCAAGTTGGCGGTAGAGGGTTTCTTTCTGGTGAATGATAAAGTCCGCCTCTCCGCAGCTAAGGACAAAGCGGTAGGCCTTTTTAAGGCACGTTTTCCAAACGCCGATGAAACCAGCATTCCGACGATGGCACAATTCCGCTACTTCTATCAGACCAACTACAGCAATGGGGATGTGTTCAGAGAGCGGACGCCGTCAAGGACCTACGACAAGGATATGCGTCCTCTGGTCAGTACCTCCGGATATATGAATTTTGGCCCCGGTGACCGTTACGAGATCGACGCAACTATTGCCGATCTCTATCTGGTGGCCAACAATGATCCTGAAGCCATTATTGGCCGACCGGTTGTGTATTTTGTTAAAGATGTTTTCAGTCGTATGGTTGTAGGTCTTTATGTCGGTCTGGAAAATCCATCTTGGGTAGCAGCGATGATAGCACTCGCCAATGCCTTTACAGACAAGGTCGATTTCTGCCGGGATTATGGGATCGCTATCGATGCATCACAATGGCCCAGTGTCGGCATCCCGGCTGGGATCATGGCGGATAGAGGTGAACTTCTCTATCGCCAGGCCGATGTGCTGGTTAACCGCTTCGGAATCAAGCTTAGCAATGCCAGAGCCTATCGTGGAGATGATAAAGCAATCTGCGAGAGGGCATTTAACACGGTTCAAGCACAATTTCGCCCTTATGTGGGCGGCATCGTGGAGCCAGTCAACGGCAAGAAAAGGATTGGGCGTCGTTATGAACTGGATGCCGAACTGAGTCTGGACGCATTCACCGAACTTATTATCAAACTGGTTATTAACCACAATACAAGGCATGTGATTGATGGCTACGATTTTGCGCCTGATATGCCAGAGGAACTGCCGGCAGTTCCCCTTGAATTGTGGAACTGGGGAATCCGAAATCGCACAGGAAAGCTCAAACCCTGCGATGAAGATCTGGTGAGAATCAACCTGCTTCCCTGTGAATACGGCACCGTGTCCGAGGTTGGTATCGGTTTCAAAGGGTTAAAGTATACTTGTCAGGAAGCTTTGAAAGCCGGTTGGTTCGACCGTATCCGTCAAAATCGCCCCTCCAAGGTTGAAATTGCCTTCGATCCACGACGAATCAATAAAGTCTATCTGAGGCCTGATAACAACTTCGAAACCTACTGGGTATGCGAATTGTCAGACCGTAGTCGTCGCTTCCGGGATATGAGTTTTGTTGAGGCCGCCGGTTTGCTAAAGGCGATGCGAAAAACCGAGGGCAAAGCCAAGCAGTCCGAGGCTTTTGGCGCTCCGGATCTGCAGGAAGAAATAGAGCAACTTGTTTCTCGGGAACGAGCGAAGAAGAAAGGTAGGATGGAGGCCCCTGCCTCTGAGCGTCTGCGAGGGATACGTGAAAATCGCCGTCTCGAAAAAGAATCAGAACGCGATCGGGCCAGAGTTAAAACAAAACGTGCGTCAGAAAAACCAAAAAAATCGACAGAGGTTGTTGAACTCAGACCTGTAGGCGGGAAAAGATCTACTAATCTGGATTATCCGGACTTGGATGCTTTCCTGGAGGATGCTGATGATTAA
- a CDS encoding heteromeric transposase endonuclease subunit TnsA, whose translation MSDANKPVDPVDRKRLITRGHGSGKEYEPFIQVQELSSTGESIRVPSATVGRVHHLLSGIELSAFLVFDWCTRCIDIREQYPLPIDDSLDICRQLGIRHPQVKGNLKVVTTDLLIDFDDESQLALAVKPASQLSHERTVDKLQIEKTFWEDKGVEWRLFTEREVSDAHRENLNWLRPYLDIATPRAHQLSESDIEDFFIRIREHPCTNVSRLSGRLDDLYQLEPGFHLSVLRYAVAHHYIHVSLDKPFHDWYCKDLQMIESRFSREVGSAS comes from the coding sequence ATGTCAGACGCCAACAAGCCAGTAGACCCTGTGGATAGGAAACGGCTCATAACGCGGGGTCATGGATCGGGTAAGGAATACGAGCCATTTATTCAGGTACAAGAATTGAGCAGTACCGGAGAAAGCATTCGGGTTCCGAGCGCAACAGTTGGTCGAGTCCATCATCTTCTGTCAGGGATCGAACTTAGCGCTTTTCTTGTATTCGATTGGTGTACCCGTTGCATTGATATCCGAGAACAATATCCCCTTCCCATTGATGATTCCTTGGACATTTGTCGTCAGTTAGGCATCCGGCATCCCCAGGTGAAAGGAAATCTGAAGGTTGTCACAACAGACCTTTTGATCGATTTTGATGACGAATCCCAGCTGGCGTTGGCTGTGAAACCAGCATCCCAACTGAGTCATGAGCGTACTGTCGATAAACTTCAGATTGAGAAAACCTTCTGGGAAGACAAGGGCGTTGAGTGGCGTCTGTTTACCGAGCGAGAAGTCTCCGATGCACATCGGGAAAATCTCAACTGGCTCAGGCCTTACTTAGATATTGCGACGCCAAGGGCACATCAACTGTCAGAATCAGATATTGAAGATTTTTTTATTCGGATAAGGGAGCATCCATGTACCAATGTATCGCGCTTATCCGGGAGACTGGATGATCTGTACCAGCTCGAGCCGGGTTTTCATCTGAGTGTGCTGCGCTATGCTGTCGCCCATCACTATATCCATGTCTCGCTCGATAAACCCTTTCACGACTGGTATTGCAAAGACCTCCAGATGATTGAATCGAGATTCTCAAGAGAGGTGGGCAGTGCTTCTTAA
- the glmS gene encoding glutamine--fructose-6-phosphate transaminase (isomerizing), protein MCGIVGYIGPQEAMPIIIDGLRRLEYRGYDSAGIAVLNNGQITIRRAKGKLCELENVLKQQPLTGGRGIGHTRWATHGRPSETNAHPHYAGNIAVVHNGIIENYLELKARLISQGHEFTSETDTEIIAHLVDQHLRQCGDFETAVRHALAEVRGAYAVAILCECEPEKLIAARLGSPLVVGQGQGEFFVASDIPAMLSHTREMIFLDEGEIVVFADGAMRFTDLQGAPVEKTAKTITWNPLMAEKGGYKHFMLKEIYEQPRAIADTLAGRVFSERGEVFLEGLNLDAEQLRGFDKLNIVACGTSWHAALSGKFLIEKLARLSVEVDIASEFRYRDPLVDERTLTVLISQSGETADTLAALREAKGKGGATVAICNVVESSIARESDGVIYTHAGPEIGVASTKAFTTQLVALYLLALHLGRVRGMVDAVRCRELIEPLLSLPRKMEQALEADELIQQVAKEFMHARDFLYLGRGIQYPIALEGALKLKEISYVHAEGYPAGEMKHGPIALIDENVPVVFLCPHNDTFEKVVSNMEEVRARSGRVVAVATEGYADPLGKVDALITVPETADEVAPILTSIPMQLLAYHIAVLKGTDVDQPRNLAKSVTVE, encoded by the coding sequence ATGTGTGGAATTGTTGGATATATCGGGCCTCAAGAAGCCATGCCTATCATTATCGACGGTTTGCGCCGTCTGGAATATCGCGGCTATGACTCAGCTGGCATCGCGGTGCTCAATAACGGCCAGATCACCATCCGGCGTGCCAAAGGCAAGCTTTGCGAACTTGAGAACGTTCTGAAGCAACAGCCGCTGACTGGCGGTCGCGGTATCGGTCATACCCGCTGGGCGACCCATGGCCGTCCTTCGGAAACCAATGCTCATCCCCATTATGCCGGGAATATTGCGGTGGTGCATAACGGTATCATCGAAAACTATCTTGAACTCAAAGCCCGTCTTATCAGTCAGGGACACGAGTTCACTTCCGAAACCGATACGGAGATCATCGCCCATCTTGTCGACCAGCACCTGCGTCAGTGCGGGGATTTTGAAACCGCGGTGCGCCATGCCCTGGCCGAGGTACGCGGTGCCTATGCGGTGGCAATTCTGTGCGAGTGCGAACCGGAAAAGCTGATCGCCGCGCGTCTCGGCTCACCGCTGGTGGTCGGGCAGGGGCAGGGCGAGTTCTTTGTTGCCTCGGATATTCCCGCCATGCTGTCCCATACGCGGGAGATGATCTTCCTCGATGAAGGCGAAATCGTTGTTTTTGCCGATGGCGCCATGCGTTTTACCGATCTTCAGGGCGCACCCGTGGAGAAGACCGCCAAAACCATCACCTGGAATCCCCTGATGGCCGAGAAGGGTGGCTACAAGCACTTTATGCTCAAGGAAATTTACGAGCAGCCGCGTGCCATCGCCGACACCCTGGCCGGCCGGGTATTTTCCGAACGCGGCGAGGTGTTCCTCGAAGGCCTGAATCTCGATGCCGAGCAGTTGCGCGGGTTCGACAAACTGAATATCGTCGCCTGCGGCACCTCCTGGCATGCCGCTCTGAGCGGCAAGTTTCTTATTGAGAAACTTGCGCGCCTGTCCGTCGAGGTCGACATTGCCAGCGAGTTTCGCTACCGCGATCCGCTGGTCGATGAACGCACCCTGACGGTACTTATCAGCCAGAGTGGCGAAACCGCCGATACCCTGGCTGCCCTGCGCGAAGCCAAGGGCAAAGGCGGCGCCACGGTGGCGATCTGCAACGTGGTCGAATCATCCATAGCGCGCGAAAGCGACGGGGTTATCTATACCCATGCCGGCCCGGAGATCGGGGTTGCCTCGACCAAAGCTTTCACCACTCAGTTGGTGGCCCTCTATCTGCTGGCTCTGCATCTCGGGCGGGTGCGCGGCATGGTCGATGCTGTGCGTTGTCGCGAACTCATCGAACCGCTGCTCAGTCTGCCGCGCAAGATGGAACAGGCCCTCGAAGCCGACGAGCTGATTCAGCAGGTGGCCAAAGAATTCATGCACGCCAGAGATTTCCTCTACCTGGGCCGAGGTATTCAGTATCCCATCGCTCTGGAGGGGGCCCTTAAACTTAAGGAAATCTCCTATGTCCACGCCGAAGGCTACCCCGCCGGGGAGATGAAACACGGCCCCATCGCGCTTATCGACGAAAATGTGCCGGTGGTTTTTCTGTGCCCGCATAACGATACCTTCGAAAAAGTCGTCTCCAATATGGAAGAGGTACGGGCTCGTTCCGGCCGTGTCGTCGCTGTCGCCACCGAGGGGTATGCCGACCCCCTTGGCAAAGTCGATGCCCTGATTACCGTGCCGGAAACCGCCGACGAAGTGGCGCCGATTCTGACATCCATTCCCATGCAGTTGCTGGCTTACCACATCGCCGTGCTCAAGGGCACCGACGTCGATCAGCCGCGCAACCTGGCCAAGAGTGTGACGGTGGAATAA
- the glmU gene encoding bifunctional UDP-N-acetylglucosamine diphosphorylase/glucosamine-1-phosphate N-acetyltransferase GlmU → MKHDELAAVILAAGKGTRMKSEQPKVLHPIAGKPMVTFPVAGALKHGCQPTVLVVGHGAEAVQAELAEDPVSFALQSEQLGTGHALLCARQALQEFSGTLLLLCGDVPLLRDETLERLIAEHEKTRAAVTVLTAELSQPFGYGRILREGDEVLGIVEEKDASSEQKTIREINTGIYAFEAPFVFEALSGVGCDNAQREYYLTDVLAAARAAGRRVGAVVLEDADEAMGINDRVQLAQASALMRRRINENLMRAGVSFIDPEQTYIEPQVEIGPDSVIYPGVCLGGDTRIGSGCLIEAQVTIRDCQLADNVHVKPGSVLEGSRVGSDTAIGPMAHLRPGTVLAGHNKIGNFVETKKAHIGLGSKASHLTYIGDAELGANVNIGCGTITCNYDGVNKHKTVIEDDVFVGSDTQFVAPVHIGRNSLIGAGSTITKDVPPNALALSRSQQRVVADWRLRHDPKCKNKD, encoded by the coding sequence ATGAAGCATGATGAGCTTGCCGCTGTGATTTTGGCCGCGGGAAAAGGCACGCGTATGAAATCGGAGCAGCCGAAGGTTTTGCATCCGATTGCAGGGAAACCGATGGTAACTTTTCCCGTTGCCGGCGCTCTTAAACATGGTTGCCAGCCGACGGTGCTGGTGGTCGGGCATGGTGCCGAGGCCGTTCAGGCGGAACTGGCCGAAGATCCGGTGAGTTTTGCCCTTCAGTCCGAACAGTTGGGTACCGGTCACGCTCTGTTGTGTGCCCGCCAGGCATTGCAGGAGTTTTCCGGAACCCTGTTGTTGCTCTGCGGGGATGTGCCGCTGCTGCGTGACGAAACCCTGGAACGACTCATTGCCGAACATGAAAAGACGCGCGCGGCGGTGACCGTATTGACCGCCGAACTGTCCCAGCCTTTCGGCTACGGCCGGATATTGCGCGAGGGCGACGAGGTGCTCGGCATCGTTGAAGAAAAAGACGCTTCCAGCGAGCAAAAAACGATACGGGAAATCAATACCGGCATCTATGCTTTCGAGGCACCTTTTGTCTTCGAGGCCTTGAGCGGTGTCGGCTGTGATAATGCCCAGCGCGAATATTACCTGACCGATGTACTGGCCGCGGCACGGGCCGCCGGCCGGCGGGTCGGTGCCGTGGTGTTGGAAGACGCCGACGAAGCCATGGGTATCAACGATCGGGTGCAACTGGCCCAGGCCTCGGCGCTCATGCGGCGGCGCATCAACGAAAATCTGATGCGCGCCGGTGTCAGTTTTATCGATCCCGAGCAGACCTATATCGAACCGCAGGTCGAGATCGGCCCCGACTCGGTCATCTATCCCGGTGTCTGCCTGGGCGGCGATACGCGTATCGGCAGCGGTTGTCTCATCGAAGCGCAGGTCACCATCCGTGATTGCCAGTTGGCGGATAACGTACATGTCAAGCCGGGCTCTGTTTTGGAAGGCTCCCGGGTTGGCAGCGATACCGCCATTGGACCTATGGCGCATCTGCGACCGGGCACGGTATTGGCCGGTCATAATAAAATCGGCAATTTTGTCGAAACCAAAAAAGCCCACATCGGTCTTGGCTCCAAAGCCAGTCATCTGACCTATATCGGCGATGCCGAATTGGGGGCCAATGTCAATATCGGGTGCGGGACCATTACCTGCAATTACGATGGGGTCAACAAGCACAAGACCGTTATCGAGGATGATGTGTTTGTCGGCAGCGACACCCAGTTCGTTGCGCCGGTGCATATCGGTCGCAACAGTCTGATCGGGGCTGGGTCGACCATCACCAAGGATGTGCCGCCCAATGCCCTGGCCTTGTCGCGTAGTCAGCAGAGAGTCGTTGCGGACTGGCGTCTGCGTCATGATCCCAAGTGCAAGAACAAAGACTGA
- a CDS encoding MXAN_5187 C-terminal domain-containing protein — MDEGKIFQQKLDDIAAEMRTLEVLYERYFSGEEKREPLQQRVALEKKIRRLSTRRIIKTDHRFRFETISGRYHTYATRWNRIQRLMDEGKYHRHLDTGRSKTPHTSHSDKTNEDLYANLMMAHKECNLSTPAPDRNQFNAFLERQKQQIQERFGKRQVEFRVVIENGKPKLRAKAKN; from the coding sequence ATGGACGAAGGGAAAATCTTCCAGCAAAAACTCGATGATATCGCCGCTGAAATGCGCACCCTCGAAGTGCTTTACGAGCGGTATTTTTCCGGGGAAGAAAAACGGGAACCGCTCCAGCAGCGGGTTGCACTGGAAAAGAAAATCAGGAGACTCTCTACCCGGCGGATCATCAAAACCGATCATCGCTTCCGCTTTGAAACAATCTCCGGCCGCTATCATACCTACGCAACCCGCTGGAACCGCATCCAGCGTCTTATGGACGAAGGAAAATACCATCGTCACCTCGACACAGGCAGGTCAAAGACTCCGCATACATCGCACAGTGACAAAACAAACGAAGATCTGTACGCCAACCTGATGATGGCTCATAAAGAATGTAACCTGTCCACTCCCGCTCCCGACCGCAACCAGTTCAACGCCTTTCTGGAACGCCAGAAACAGCAGATTCAGGAACGTTTCGGCAAGCGCCAGGTAGAGTTTCGAGTCGTCATCGAAAACGGCAAACCCAAACTACGGGCCAAAGCCAAAAACTGA
- a CDS encoding thioredoxin family protein, giving the protein MRIDILCKPDCGGRCYTTLSNVRQALDQMRLDAEVHLYQDPRKLIDNRVYVTPALILDDVVRISGRVPEVVEIKALVAERARFIRRLRDAV; this is encoded by the coding sequence ATGCGTATCGATATCCTGTGTAAACCGGATTGCGGCGGGCGTTGTTACACGACGTTGTCCAACGTGCGCCAGGCTCTTGATCAGATGCGCCTCGATGCCGAAGTGCACCTTTATCAGGATCCACGCAAGCTGATCGACAACCGGGTGTATGTCACTCCTGCGCTTATTTTGGATGATGTGGTGAGGATTTCCGGGCGGGTGCCCGAGGTGGTGGAAATCAAGGCCCTGGTTGCCGAACGGGCCCGGTTTATTCGACGGCTTCGCGATGCCGTGTGA
- a CDS encoding bifunctional diguanylate cyclase/phosphodiesterase produces the protein MLGILYIAALIGNLFPLPGCPHGQLLLAGIPVLMIVRLYGTGWGTLAALLTPLFALSFGNMAPQEWLWVIEAVFIGAFLRHGVKNLFTASLLFWGLLAWPIQYLQYGLQLQYPTFAMIQAIGWTTFNGLGNAAIASMLLHFLRRKNIHSHSTFCYLETEINAVAAAFLLPGVVILAMNIQGPQDFMRPGLEHEVTTRCRAMQKRLNVFHANLASKLAGLTRASAQNESLETRLNRLLQQEKSVQRVLIWDTKGKLLLSSTAAAYRPRSPDPLRSLAVDKIQTLALEKKPTVFALSGPSAGAVPMLCLGQPLAKDNRAIGFVLASIDPQSYIGILTTDRKERPAALLVDGSNRVAVSTSPAWHVSDPLTATLFDPASAFDLLLAWDPEASRVSRLWPQRVGEPTERRQTPLRMVITLPGALLRHHLHRMLLGSMSLMLLPCLIAVAMAWRVHKRIIKPIKKLSETTRDLPERLRNGVAPAWPSAPITEVSDLSRYCQQAAQALATSYTELEKQRRHNTDTLDNLLAKHRWESFTSSRQLEKTARQLAKEKHQRLRVQELIDNIDAAESRYQLLIENSLVGIFVYQHHRYTYVNPRFAEIFGYTPEEIVDSAPQPQLVHPDDQLFVDANNLKILGGVNANHLRYEFVGLRKTGQPIDVEILIGRGISEGQPALIGSLLDITERKEAEKTIEHLAFHDPLTGLANRLLFMDRIEQAIAHAHRHHESFALMFLDLDRFKTINDSLGHSAGDAALKEVAQRLTTCLRETDTVSRFGGDEFNVLLSGPSHEEEIELIAHKILKSLAWPYDINDHEVFMTCSIGIASYPKDGREAITLVKNADTALYRAKDLGRNNFQFYSSSMNARALERMAMESSLRRMFERQELRVHYQPQVGLQSGRITGLEGLVRWEHPVGNMIAPSVFVPLAEETGLIVPMGEWVLQAGCYQLKTWLDAGFAPMRLGINVSAHQLQKSDFAELVMQVLKECDLPPHYLNLEITETVIMHNMNEAFETLRRLRAVGITISIDDFGTGFSSLSYLKDLPADHLKIDRAFVQNLPFGNNEANIARHIIEMAHGLNLKVIAEGVENQAQLDFLREAGCDEIQGFLVSRPLAAEDITEILTNDEMLLNFEEDKTCGKDKTGWENCAG, from the coding sequence ATGCTTGGCATTCTTTATATCGCCGCACTGATAGGGAATCTCTTTCCGCTGCCCGGATGCCCGCATGGACAGTTGCTGCTTGCCGGCATCCCCGTGCTGATGATCGTGCGCCTGTACGGCACGGGCTGGGGAACCCTGGCAGCGCTGCTGACGCCTCTGTTTGCCCTGTCTTTTGGCAATATGGCACCCCAGGAATGGCTGTGGGTTATAGAAGCGGTTTTCATCGGCGCCTTCCTGCGCCACGGGGTGAAAAATCTATTCACCGCATCCCTCTTGTTCTGGGGATTGCTGGCATGGCCCATTCAATATCTGCAGTATGGTCTTCAGTTACAATACCCGACCTTTGCAATGATCCAGGCCATCGGCTGGACAACCTTCAATGGCCTCGGCAACGCAGCGATTGCTTCTATGCTACTACATTTTCTGCGGCGTAAAAACATCCATTCCCATTCGACCTTCTGTTACCTCGAAACGGAAATCAATGCCGTCGCCGCTGCGTTTCTGTTGCCAGGGGTAGTGATTCTGGCCATGAATATTCAAGGCCCCCAGGATTTTATGCGCCCCGGGCTCGAACACGAGGTGACCACCCGGTGCCGGGCTATGCAAAAACGCCTGAATGTCTTTCATGCAAATCTGGCCTCCAAGTTAGCTGGGCTAACCAGGGCCAGCGCCCAAAACGAGAGTCTGGAAACCAGACTCAACCGATTGCTTCAGCAGGAGAAGTCTGTGCAGCGGGTTCTTATCTGGGACACCAAAGGAAAGCTGTTGCTCAGCAGTACCGCCGCGGCATACCGCCCGAGATCTCCTGACCCGCTGCGGTCTTTGGCCGTCGACAAGATACAAACACTGGCCCTTGAAAAAAAACCGACGGTATTTGCACTATCCGGCCCGTCAGCAGGGGCTGTCCCGATGCTGTGCCTGGGACAGCCCCTCGCAAAAGACAACCGGGCGATCGGCTTCGTACTGGCCAGCATCGATCCGCAAAGCTACATAGGAATCCTGACAACTGACCGCAAAGAGCGACCGGCCGCCCTGCTCGTCGACGGATCGAACCGGGTTGCGGTCAGCACCAGCCCGGCATGGCATGTTTCCGATCCGCTCACCGCGACACTGTTCGATCCGGCATCAGCGTTTGACCTGTTGCTTGCCTGGGATCCCGAAGCCAGTCGTGTTTCCAGACTATGGCCGCAACGAGTCGGCGAGCCGACGGAACGTCGGCAAACACCTCTGCGCATGGTGATCACCCTGCCCGGGGCGCTGCTCCGGCACCATCTGCATCGCATGCTGCTGGGCAGCATGTCTCTCATGCTGCTCCCCTGCCTGATCGCCGTGGCCATGGCCTGGCGGGTACACAAAAGGATTATAAAACCGATAAAAAAACTATCGGAAACCACCCGCGACCTACCCGAAAGACTGCGTAATGGCGTCGCCCCGGCATGGCCTTCCGCCCCCATCACAGAAGTTAGCGACCTGTCCCGATATTGCCAGCAGGCGGCCCAGGCGCTTGCCACCAGCTATACCGAACTGGAAAAACAGCGCCGGCACAACACCGACACCCTGGACAACCTGCTGGCCAAGCATCGCTGGGAATCGTTTACCTCCAGCCGGCAGCTGGAAAAGACCGCTCGACAGCTGGCAAAAGAAAAACACCAACGACTTCGGGTTCAGGAATTAATCGACAATATCGATGCGGCCGAAAGCCGCTACCAGTTGCTCATCGAAAACAGCCTGGTCGGTATCTTCGTCTACCAGCATCACCGTTACACTTATGTCAATCCGCGCTTTGCCGAGATCTTCGGCTATACGCCCGAAGAGATTGTCGACAGTGCCCCCCAGCCGCAACTGGTGCACCCGGACGACCAATTGTTCGTCGACGCCAACAATCTCAAAATCCTCGGAGGAGTCAACGCCAACCATTTGCGTTACGAGTTCGTCGGGCTGCGCAAAACGGGACAGCCTATCGACGTCGAAATCCTCATCGGTCGCGGCATAAGCGAAGGCCAGCCGGCCCTGATCGGCAGCCTGCTTGATATCACCGAACGCAAGGAAGCGGAAAAAACCATCGAGCATCTGGCCTTTCACGACCCCTTGACCGGACTGGCCAATCGGCTGCTGTTCATGGATCGCATCGAGCAGGCCATCGCCCACGCTCACCGCCATCATGAATCCTTCGCCTTGATGTTCCTCGATCTCGATCGGTTCAAGACCATCAATGACTCGCTGGGCCACTCCGCCGGAGATGCGGCCCTCAAGGAAGTCGCCCAGCGACTGACCACCTGCCTGCGTGAAACCGACACGGTCAGTCGTTTTGGCGGTGACGAATTCAACGTCCTGCTGTCGGGACCGAGCCATGAGGAAGAAATCGAACTGATCGCCCACAAAATCCTCAAAAGCCTGGCGTGGCCCTACGATATCAACGACCATGAAGTCTTTATGACGTGCAGTATCGGCATTGCCAGTTACCCCAAAGATGGCCGCGAAGCCATCACCCTGGTCAAAAATGCCGACACCGCTTTGTACCGGGCCAAGGATCTGGGCAGAAACAACTTCCAGTTTTACAGTTCCTCCATGAACGCCCGGGCCCTGGAGAGAATGGCCATGGAGAGCAGCTTGCGCCGCATGTTCGAACGCCAGGAACTAAGGGTCCATTATCAACCGCAGGTCGGCCTGCAGAGCGGCCGTATCACCGGCCTTGAGGGGCTGGTGCGATGGGAACATCCGGTGGGCAACATGATCGCCCCATCGGTCTTCGTGCCCCTGGCCGAGGAAACCGGCCTCATTGTGCCCATGGGGGAATGGGTGCTGCAGGCCGGGTGTTATCAGCTCAAGACCTGGCTCGACGCCGGATTTGCTCCCATGCGACTGGGGATCAACGTTTCGGCCCACCAACTGCAGAAGAGCGACTTTGCCGAATTGGTGATGCAGGTCCTCAAAGAATGCGACCTGCCCCCGCACTATCTCAATCTGGAAATCACCGAAACCGTCATTATGCACAACATGAACGAAGCGTTTGAAACCCTGCGCCGACTCCGCGCTGTCGGCATAACCATCTCCATTGACGACTTCGGCACAGGATTTTCCTCCCTGAGCTATCTAAAAGACCTGCCAGCCGACCATCTCAAAATCGACCGGGCCTTCGTCCAAAACCTGCCTTTCGGCAATAACGAGGCCAACATAGCCCGACATATTATCGAGATGGCCCATGGCCTCAACCTCAAGGTCATTGCCGAAGGGGTTGAAAACCAGGCTCAGCTCGACTTTCTGCGTGAAGCCGGATGCGACGAAATCCAGGGATTTCTGGTCAGCCGACCGTTGGCGGCCGAAGATATTACAGAGATTCTTACAAACGACGAAATGCTGCTGAACTTCGAGGAAGACAAAACATGCGGGAAAGATAAGACCGGTTGGGAGAACTGCGCGGGATAG